The sequence GCGCCGGCCGGGTACGTCAATCGCGGCATGGCCAGCGACGCGACAAGCTGCCCGGCCGTCGCGGCGACGAGGCCGCGCAGCAGGAACCGGCCGCGCGCGTCTTGTGTGCGGTCTATGGCTTGATACGCGCGCGCGACGATGCCGCCCAGCCCGGTCAGCACCAGCGCCATCCCGAGGATGCCGCCCTTGAACAGGTAGTACATCCACACGTTGTGCACGGTCTGATACGTGGCCTGGCCGTAGGCCACCGTGCTCTGTTTCGCCACCCAGCCCATGCCTTCGAACGAACTGCCCATGCCCGCGCCCGTGATCGGGCTCCGCGCGAAGGCGTCCCACGCGCCGCGCATCTCCTCGACCCGCGCCCGCAGCGAAACCTCGAGGCCGGGCAGCGTCTGCGCCGTGGACTCGTACAGGTGCGCGCCCAGCGCAAACACGGCGAGAACCGCCGCCGCCATGCCGGCAAACGCGACGACCCAGCGCATCCCGCGCGGCAGGCTGATGAAGACGAGGATCGCCAGCGAACACGCAAGCGCGACATACGCGGTGCGCATCATGGTAATCACGATCGCGCAGGCGAATAACCCCAGCAGCGCGCCATACAGCAGCCTCATGCGCGGCGCGGTCTCGCGGCAGCACAGCAGCGCCGCAAGCACGACGAAACAAACCTCGTAGAACATGTGGCCGTTGGGCCGCACCGATTGAAGCAGCCAGGAGCCGAACTGCCGCTGCACGTACTCGCCGTAAACGTTCTGCGTGTTGATGACGTTCCCCGTGACGAGGGTGTAGGCGAAAAAGGCGCACGCCGCGAGCGCGATCACGGCTGTCAGGGCGAGAATGACCCGTGCGTGAAACCAGACCTCGCGTCTTCCCGAGACACACGCCGCAAAAACGAAATACGTGGACAAAAAGACGGGGAAACGGCATTCTTCGATGATCTCGGTGAGATTCATCTGCCGCCACAGGCCCACGGCGGCGATGAACACGAAAAAGAAGCAGTAGAGATAGAAGAAGTAGTGGTAGAGGTCGGGGCGAAGCTTCGCGCGGCCCAGCAACAGCTTCACGGCGAAATGCGCGAGCAGCAGGAAGAGCCAGAGTTCGCGCGGGTGCCATTCGACACCTGACAGCGGGAAAACATGCATGGAACGGAACTGATGGCCCACGATCATCTTGACCAGAAACAGCGAGATGACGAGCCAGGACGGTCCGAAGACCAGAAACACCACAACCGCGGCCCCGATGACCATGGCCGCGCCCGCAAGA comes from Candidatus Hydrogenedentota bacterium and encodes:
- a CDS encoding O-antigen ligase family protein, producing the protein MPMPNKREDTPRSAAPRGNRAESVSGWVQALALAVVIAAVTVYAMRFAPRLGLDAYPYLAGAAMVIGAAVVVFLVFGPSWLVISLFLVKMIVGHQFRSMHVFPLSGVEWHPRELWLFLLLAHFAVKLLLGRAKLRPDLYHYFFYLYCFFFVFIAAVGLWRQMNLTEIIEECRFPVFLSTYFVFAACVSGRREVWFHARVILALTAVIALAACAFFAYTLVTGNVINTQNVYGEYVQRQFGSWLLQSVRPNGHMFYEVCFVVLAALLCCRETAPRMRLLYGALLGLFACAIVITMMRTAYVALACSLAILVFISLPRGMRWVVAFAGMAAAVLAVFALGAHLYESTAQTLPGLEVSLRARVEEMRGAWDAFARSPITGAGMGSSFEGMGWVAKQSTVAYGQATYQTVHNVWMYYLFKGGILGMALVLTGLGGIVARAYQAIDRTQDARGRFLLRGLVAATAGQLVASLAMPRLTYPAGA